One region of Thalassophryne amazonica chromosome 16, fThaAma1.1, whole genome shotgun sequence genomic DNA includes:
- the LOC117527534 gene encoding ferritin, middle subunit-like, with the protein MESQVRQNYHRECEAAVNKMVNLELFASYTYTSMAFYFNRDDVALPGFYKFFKENSEEEREHAEKFLSFQNKRGGRIFLQDVKKPERDEWGSGLEAMQCALQLEKNVSEALLNLHKLASEHADPHLCDFLETHYLNEQVETIKKLGDYITNLTRMDAKNNKMAEYLFDKHTLGDKS; encoded by the exons atggaGTCTCAGGTCCGTCAGAACTACCACCGTGAGTGTGAGGCCGCCGTCAACAAGATGGTCAACTTGGAGCTGTTCGCCTCGTACACCTACACTTCCATG GCTTTCTATTTCAATCGAGATGATGTTGCACTGCCAGGCTTCTACAAGTTCTtcaaggagaacagtgaggaggAGCGTGAGCATGCGGAGAAGTTCTTGTCCTTCCAGAACAAGCGAGGAGGCAGAATCTTCCTGCAGGATGTTAAG AAACCAGAGCGTGATGAGTGGGGCAGCGGGCTGGAGGCCATGCAGTGTGCTCTGCAGCTTGAGAAAAATGTCAGTGAAGCTCTGCTGAACCTTCACAAGCTGGCCTCTGAACATGCAGATCCTCAT CTGTGTGACTTCCTGGAGACTCATTACCTGAACGAGCAGGTGGAGACCATCAAGAAGCTGGGTGACTACATCACTAATCTCACCCGCATGGACGCCAAAAACAACAAGATGGCAGAGTATCTGTTTGACAAGCACACTCTGGGTGACAAGAGCTAA
- the LOC117527535 gene encoding ferritin, middle subunit-like codes for MESQVRQNYHRECEAAVNKMVNLELFASYTYTSMAFYFNRDDVALPGFYKFFKENSEEEREHAEKFLAFQNKRGGRIFLQDVKKPERDEWGTGLEAMQCALQLEKNVNEALLNLHKLASEHADPHLCDFLETHYLNEQVETIKKLGDYITNLTRMDAKNNKMAEYLFDKHTLGDKS; via the exons atggagtctCAGGTCCGTCAGAACTACCACCGTGAGTGTGAGGCCGCCGTCAACAAGATGGTCAACTTGGAGCTGTTCGCCTCCTACACCTACACTTCCATG GCTTTCTATTTCAATCGAGATGATGTTGCACTGCCAGGCTTCTACAAGTTCTtcaaggagaacagtgaggaggAGCGTGAGCATGCGGAGAAGTTCTTGGCCTTCCAGAACAAGCGAGGAGGCAGAATCTTCCTGCAGGATGTTAAG AAACCAGAGCGTGATGAGTGGGGCACTGGGCTGGAGGCCATGCAGTGTGCTCTGCAGCTTGAGAAGAATGTCAATGAAGCTCTGCTGAACCTTCATAAGCTGGCCTCTGAACATGCAGATCCTCAT ctgtgtgATTTCCTGGAGACTCATTACCTGAATGAGCAGGTGGAGACCATCAAGAAGCTGGGTGACTACATCACTAATCTCACCCGCATGGACGCCAAAAACAACAAGATGGCAGAGTATCTGTTTGACAAGCACACTCTGGGTGACAAGAGCTAA